In Bacillus toyonensis BCT-7112, a single window of DNA contains:
- the pyrE gene encoding orotate phosphoribosyltransferase, producing the protein MKKEIASHLLEIGAVFLQPNDPFTWSSGMKSPIYCDNRLTLSYPKVRQAIAAGLEELIKEHFPTVEVIAGTATAGIAHAAWVSDRMNLPMCYVRSKAKGHGKGNQIEGKAEKGQKVVVVEDLISTGGSAITCVEALREAGCEVLGIVSIFTYELEAGKEKLEAANVASYSLSDYSALTEVAAEKGMIGQAETKKLQEWRKNPANEAWITA; encoded by the coding sequence ATGAAAAAAGAAATCGCATCGCATTTATTAGAAATTGGAGCAGTATTTTTACAACCGAATGATCCATTCACTTGGTCTTCAGGTATGAAATCACCAATTTATTGTGATAACCGTTTAACTTTATCTTATCCAAAAGTACGTCAAGCGATTGCAGCTGGATTAGAAGAGTTAATTAAAGAGCACTTCCCAACTGTAGAGGTTATTGCAGGAACAGCAACTGCTGGTATTGCGCACGCTGCATGGGTAAGCGATCGTATGAATTTACCAATGTGCTACGTACGTAGTAAAGCAAAAGGCCACGGTAAAGGGAATCAAATTGAAGGAAAAGCTGAAAAAGGTCAAAAAGTTGTAGTAGTAGAAGACTTAATTTCAACTGGTGGTAGTGCAATTACATGTGTAGAAGCACTTCGCGAAGCAGGCTGTGAAGTATTAGGAATCGTATCAATCTTCACATACGAGTTAGAAGCAGGAAAAGAAAAACTAGAAGCAGCTAACGTAGCATCATACTCTTTAAGCGACTACAGTGCATTAACTGAAGTAGCAGCAGAAAAAGGTATGATCGGACAAGCTGAAACGAAAAAATTACAAGAGTGGCGTAAAAATCCAGCTAACGAAGCTTGGATCACAGCGTAA
- a CDS encoding helix-turn-helix domain-containing protein — MIGVNVNSLPHERKVNYQMIKYVRLSRNMTQGKFGEVCKIDQSVLAKLERGELPLSPHYEAKIMDGIHALNISQLELVSVKRIVELKEQRIK, encoded by the coding sequence ATGATTGGTGTAAATGTGAACAGCTTACCGCACGAACGAAAGGTAAATTATCAAATGATTAAATACGTTCGTTTAAGTAGAAATATGACTCAGGGAAAGTTCGGTGAGGTATGCAAAATAGACCAAAGTGTACTAGCAAAGCTGGAACGTGGTGAGTTACCACTTTCGCCACACTATGAAGCTAAAATCATGGACGGTATTCATGCTTTGAATATCAGTCAACTAGAACTGGTATCAGTGAAAAGAATTGTAGAACTAAAGGAACAAAGAATTAAATAA
- a CDS encoding YoqO family protein — protein sequence MRGGHPHGLKFHFIISCSLLIILDLFTNNEWISIMPVLGFVFLLLSRWDDMKQHSKKSIGIMIDIIVVSSFVVGFILIEGQKQMEQMSIFQQWMSSAKGLYFVIVVVIFLRVMIRIGSYIVKSE from the coding sequence ATCCGTGGGGGACACCCCCATGGATTAAAGTTTCACTTTATCATTTCTTGTAGTCTATTAATCATTTTAGATCTATTTACAAACAATGAATGGATAAGTATTATGCCTGTTCTCGGGTTTGTGTTTTTGCTTTTATCTCGCTGGGATGACATGAAACAGCATAGTAAGAAAAGTATTGGAATTATGATAGATATCATTGTTGTTAGTTCATTTGTAGTAGGTTTTATTTTAATAGAAGGTCAGAAGCAAATGGAGCAAATGTCTATTTTTCAACAATGGATGTCGTCTGCGAAAGGTCTTTATTTTGTAATTGTAGTCGTTATTTTCCTAAGAGTCATGATAAGAATAGGGAGTTATATAGTAAAGAGCGAATAG
- a CDS encoding recombinase family protein, producing MYKPFSQADYKPSDKPKALYIRKSKKSQGKTEIETIESHLKRLTDFCKDQGWNNYVIYNDYVAKSTDINRIEYNKMLNACLDGKHDLIVVVEESRLYRTVNEQTNVYEELKGTDIAILSIREGYIFPNDRNQFLTNIIRGAMNQQELENFAYRMNVKVLASAKEGKYVNKLPFGYFKDKDKLTPHPIESKTFRFIVDKVLEGYVIAEIIGKLNQLGYTTKSNKKWKDVGTITRMLANRVYLGESHYYSKMFEEDVIVRDTHPALLTIEEFQKISNMIRSRSRNPQGIRYTKINTVLDRLVVCGICGNRLPIHKSWTNKEGVTSYQVGKCQKVMGEYNEKKCPNKSISLKELLPHFYIAIESYKDSLREEIESVEIDTTSDMKIKVMEQIKDISKRIAEIQIEIQNAKSYLIKGVLSEADYVGLVPPLAKDLKDLNVALEDNERLLASLTDYDRSAVIQNAVDSLINIENESIENQNRVYRLLFEHLELVNTVDEFEIRLKEKDVSN from the coding sequence TTGTATAAACCGTTCTCACAGGCAGACTATAAGCCCTCTGATAAGCCTAAAGCACTGTATATAAGGAAGTCTAAGAAGAGTCAAGGCAAGACTGAGATAGAAACAATTGAAAGCCATTTAAAGCGTTTAACGGACTTCTGCAAAGATCAAGGCTGGAACAACTACGTGATTTATAATGATTATGTTGCAAAGTCAACGGACATAAATAGAATTGAATACAATAAAATGCTGAATGCTTGTTTAGATGGAAAGCACGATTTAATTGTTGTTGTGGAAGAATCAAGGTTATATCGTACAGTAAATGAACAGACGAATGTGTATGAAGAATTAAAGGGAACTGACATAGCTATCCTTTCCATACGTGAAGGCTACATCTTCCCTAATGATAGAAATCAGTTTCTAACTAATATCATTCGTGGTGCTATGAATCAGCAAGAACTTGAAAACTTTGCTTATAGGATGAATGTAAAGGTTTTAGCAAGTGCGAAGGAAGGTAAATATGTCAATAAGCTACCTTTCGGTTATTTCAAAGATAAGGACAAACTGACACCACACCCTATTGAAAGCAAGACGTTTAGGTTTATTGTAGACAAAGTATTAGAAGGATATGTAATAGCTGAAATCATTGGGAAACTTAACCAACTAGGGTATACCACAAAATCTAATAAGAAATGGAAAGACGTAGGTACAATTACAAGGATGTTGGCTAATCGTGTTTACTTAGGTGAAAGCCACTATTACAGTAAGATGTTTGAGGAAGATGTTATAGTGCGTGATACACATCCAGCATTATTAACTATTGAAGAATTTCAAAAAATAAGTAACATGATTCGTTCACGTAGCAGGAACCCACAAGGTATCAGGTATACTAAAATCAATACAGTGCTGGATAGATTAGTTGTATGTGGAATATGCGGTAATAGGTTACCAATTCATAAATCATGGACTAATAAAGAAGGGGTTACATCTTATCAGGTGGGGAAATGCCAAAAGGTTATGGGTGAATACAATGAGAAGAAATGTCCTAATAAATCGATTTCATTGAAGGAACTACTTCCACACTTTTATATTGCTATTGAAAGCTATAAGGATTCATTAAGAGAAGAAATAGAAAGTGTAGAAATAGATACAACCAGTGATATGAAAATTAAAGTCATGGAACAAATAAAGGATATATCAAAACGTATAGCTGAAATACAAATTGAAATACAAAACGCTAAAAGCTATTTAATCAAAGGAGTTTTATCTGAAGCAGATTATGTAGGATTAGTACCACCCTTAGCGAAGGATTTAAAGGATTTAAATGTGGCACTAGAAGATAATGAACGACTACTTGCTAGTTTGACTGACTATGATAGAAGTGCAGTTATTCAAAACGCTGTTGATTCGCTAATTAACATTGAAAACGAAAGCATTGAAAATCAAAATAGGGTATACAGACTACTGTTTGAACATCTAGAACTTGTAAATACAGTGGATGAATTTGAAATAAGGCTAAAAGAAAAAGACGTCTCCAATTAG
- a CDS encoding M24 family metallopeptidase, with protein sequence MTLKIDKIQNQLHHYGLDGLLITKKENRQYATGFTGSAGVVLLSADQAVFITDFRYVDQAKVQIKDAEIIMHKGNLEEEVANQVSRLNIQKLGIEENNMTLQQYKNLQKYVHAEMIQVCEIIENIRIIKDTPEIETMKIAATIADEAFHHILTFLKPGISETDVRDELEFFMRKRGATSSSFQIIVASGVRSSLPHGVASNKIIERGDIVTLDFGALYDGYCSDITRTVAIGEPSEEFKKIYNVVREALKRGTEAIKPGETAKSIDDVTRDYITEHGYGQYFGHSTGHGLGLEIHEPLRLSQESKATLQEGMVVTVEPGIYIPNWGGCRIEDDIVITKEGYEVITKSNRELIVIPC encoded by the coding sequence ATGACTTTAAAAATTGATAAAATCCAAAATCAACTACATCATTATGGACTTGACGGATTACTTATTACAAAAAAAGAAAATCGCCAATATGCAACAGGCTTTACAGGTAGTGCTGGTGTCGTCTTACTCTCTGCAGATCAAGCTGTTTTCATAACTGATTTTCGCTATGTAGATCAAGCCAAAGTACAAATAAAAGACGCGGAAATCATTATGCATAAAGGGAATTTGGAAGAAGAAGTTGCCAATCAAGTATCCAGATTAAACATTCAAAAACTTGGAATTGAAGAAAATAACATGACATTGCAACAATATAAAAACTTACAAAAATACGTACATGCGGAAATGATTCAAGTGTGCGAAATCATCGAAAATATTCGTATTATTAAAGACACGCCTGAAATAGAAACAATGAAAATTGCAGCTACTATTGCTGACGAAGCATTTCACCACATCCTTACCTTTCTAAAACCAGGAATAAGTGAAACTGATGTACGAGATGAGTTAGAATTTTTCATGCGAAAAAGAGGAGCTACATCTTCATCATTCCAAATCATTGTAGCTTCTGGCGTTCGTTCTTCTCTTCCTCATGGCGTTGCATCAAATAAAATAATCGAACGAGGCGATATCGTTACATTAGACTTCGGTGCACTTTACGACGGATATTGTTCCGATATAACACGTACTGTAGCGATCGGAGAACCGTCAGAAGAATTCAAAAAAATATACAATGTTGTACGAGAAGCATTAAAACGTGGAACTGAAGCAATTAAGCCTGGAGAAACTGCGAAAAGTATCGATGATGTAACGAGAGATTACATTACAGAACATGGATACGGTCAATACTTTGGCCACTCTACCGGGCACGGTCTTGGGTTAGAAATACACGAACCGCTTCGCCTATCCCAAGAAAGTAAGGCAACTTTACAAGAAGGTATGGTTGTTACAGTTGAGCCGGGCATTTACATACCAAACTGGGGCGGTTGTAGAATTGAAGACGATATCGTCATTACAAAAGAAGGCTATGAAGTTATTACAAAATCAAATAGAGAACTAATTGTTATCCCTTGTTAA
- a CDS encoding YicC/YloC family endoribonuclease has product MISSMTGFGRSKVESDTFQITVEMKSVNHRFLEMSIRLPKQMMVFEDKIRKIIAQQVRRGRIEVSISITGEGLVERKLSVNWSLLKQYQSMMEDIKGKFQLQDSITLGQLMAMPEVTAIEEIENVNEQFENSLYEAVRQAAQMLKTMRDGEGERLHKDMAYRLQEIHNCVNAIIPHAPIVTQKYRERLENRLKELHNQDLDEQRLLTEVAMFAERCDIHEELVRLQSHLEQFRETLQIEEPVGRKMDFIVQEMHREINTIGSKANDLTISKYVVEMKNNLEKIREQVQNIE; this is encoded by the coding sequence ATGATTTCTAGTATGACAGGGTTTGGAAGGTCGAAAGTAGAAAGTGATACTTTTCAGATTACAGTAGAAATGAAATCGGTGAACCACCGTTTTCTTGAGATGAGTATTCGACTTCCGAAGCAAATGATGGTATTTGAAGACAAAATTCGTAAAATAATCGCACAGCAAGTTCGACGTGGGCGCATTGAAGTGTCTATTAGTATAACGGGTGAAGGGCTTGTTGAAAGAAAATTAAGTGTGAATTGGTCGCTTCTCAAGCAGTACCAATCGATGATGGAAGATATAAAAGGAAAATTTCAATTGCAAGATTCTATTACACTTGGGCAATTAATGGCAATGCCAGAAGTAACGGCAATTGAAGAAATAGAAAACGTAAATGAACAATTTGAGAATAGTTTATATGAGGCTGTTCGCCAAGCTGCTCAAATGTTGAAAACGATGAGAGATGGCGAAGGAGAACGATTACATAAAGATATGGCGTATCGTTTACAAGAGATTCACAATTGTGTAAATGCAATTATTCCACATGCACCGATTGTTACACAAAAATATCGTGAACGATTAGAAAATCGCTTAAAGGAATTACATAATCAAGATCTAGACGAACAAAGATTGCTAACAGAAGTCGCGATGTTTGCAGAGCGTTGTGATATTCATGAAGAGTTAGTTCGTTTACAAAGTCATTTAGAACAATTTCGTGAAACACTGCAGATTGAAGAGCCTGTTGGAAGAAAAATGGACTTCATCGTGCAAGAGATGCATCGAGAAATTAATACGATTGGTTCGAAGGCAAATGACTTAACAATTTCAAAATATGTTGTAGAAATGAAAAATAACCTTGAAAAAATTCGTGAACAAGTACAAAATATTGAGTAG
- a CDS encoding calcium-translocating P-type ATPase, SERCA-type, which yields MNWYGMRAHEVEERTNTNVKVGLTEKEAEGRIKKFGTNELEEAKRPSALMVFLAQFKDFMVLVLFGATIVSAFLGEYIDSIAIVAIVIINGILGFFQERKAEKSLEALKELAAPQVTVMRNGKWVKAPSKALVLGDVIKFSSGDRIGADVRLVEASSLYIEESALTGESVPVQKKIEALQGQDVSIGDQKNMAFMGTMITRGSGTGVVVATGMNTAMGQIANMLQNAEQMETPLQRRLEQLGKILIIVALILTALVVLAGVYQGNEVYHMFLAGVSLAVAAIPEGLPAIVTVALSLGVQRMIKKRAIVRKLPAVETLGCASVICSDKTGTMTQNKMMVTHMWSGGELWKVTGQGYEPNGSFMKGEIEVNPAKTKALYQLLTFGSLCNNANIIQKKKAYVLDGDPTEGALVAAAMKAGITRDALKGKFEIIREFPFDSTRKMMSVIVRDRDGKKFVVTKGAPDVLLQMSQTILWGDKQQPMSELYRKEVQAAIHSLGSQALRTIAVAFKPLKVTDFTEHERDVEKDFMLIGIQGMIDPPRPEVAQAVKECKEAGIRTVMITGDHKVTAMAIAEQLGVLPPGGRVVEGVELANMDIEELENVVEDTYVFARVSPEHKLKIVKSLQNKGHIVAMTGDGVNDAPAIKTADIGIAMGITGTDVAKEASSLVLLDDNFATIKSAIKEGRNIYENIRKFIRYLLASNVGEILVMLFAMLLALPLPMVPIQILWVNLVTDGLPAMALGLDKAEGDVMKRTPRHPKEGVFARGLAWKIISRGFLIGAVTLVAFIIAYNQHPNELKYAQTVAFATLVLAQLIHVFDCRSEHSVFHRNPFGNVYLVGAVIISLLLMLVVIYYPPLQPIFSTMPIQARDWLLIGGLSSIPTFLLVGSLLTRKKGKEKKPLLYKKGLNLK from the coding sequence ATGAACTGGTATGGAATGCGGGCACATGAAGTGGAAGAAAGAACGAATACGAATGTAAAGGTTGGACTTACAGAGAAAGAAGCAGAAGGGCGAATTAAGAAATTTGGTACAAATGAATTAGAAGAAGCAAAAAGGCCTTCTGCACTAATGGTATTTTTAGCACAATTTAAAGATTTTATGGTACTTGTTTTATTTGGAGCAACAATTGTTTCTGCATTTTTAGGTGAATATATTGATTCTATAGCTATTGTTGCCATTGTCATTATCAATGGTATTCTAGGTTTTTTTCAAGAAAGAAAGGCTGAAAAATCATTGGAAGCTTTAAAAGAACTAGCCGCCCCGCAAGTTACGGTAATGAGGAATGGAAAGTGGGTAAAGGCACCATCTAAAGCACTTGTTTTAGGTGATGTTATTAAATTTTCCAGTGGTGATCGTATTGGGGCTGACGTCCGTCTCGTTGAGGCATCGAGTTTATATATCGAAGAGTCTGCCCTGACAGGAGAGTCAGTACCTGTACAAAAGAAGATAGAAGCATTGCAAGGGCAAGATGTTTCAATTGGTGATCAAAAAAATATGGCTTTTATGGGTACGATGATTACGCGAGGATCTGGAACAGGAGTCGTTGTAGCGACTGGTATGAATACCGCAATGGGCCAAATTGCAAATATGTTGCAAAATGCAGAGCAAATGGAAACACCACTGCAAAGAAGATTAGAGCAACTCGGGAAAATATTAATTATTGTAGCTCTTATTTTGACAGCACTCGTTGTATTAGCAGGTGTGTATCAAGGGAATGAAGTATACCATATGTTTTTAGCAGGTGTATCCTTAGCTGTTGCTGCTATTCCAGAAGGATTGCCCGCAATCGTTACAGTAGCTTTATCACTTGGTGTACAGCGTATGATAAAAAAGAGAGCAATTGTAAGAAAGTTACCAGCTGTAGAAACATTAGGTTGTGCTTCTGTAATTTGTTCTGATAAAACAGGAACAATGACACAAAACAAAATGATGGTAACACATATGTGGTCAGGTGGAGAGTTGTGGAAAGTGACTGGTCAAGGATATGAACCTAATGGATCTTTTATGAAAGGTGAAATAGAAGTTAATCCAGCTAAGACAAAAGCGCTTTATCAGCTACTTACATTCGGTTCACTATGTAACAATGCAAATATTATTCAAAAGAAAAAGGCGTATGTATTAGATGGGGATCCAACAGAGGGAGCACTTGTAGCTGCAGCAATGAAAGCGGGAATAACACGTGATGCACTGAAAGGGAAGTTCGAGATTATTCGTGAGTTCCCATTTGATTCGACTCGAAAGATGATGAGTGTTATTGTCCGTGATCGAGATGGGAAAAAGTTTGTTGTTACGAAAGGAGCTCCAGACGTCCTCCTGCAAATGAGCCAAACAATCTTATGGGGTGATAAGCAGCAACCGATGAGTGAGTTATATAGAAAAGAAGTACAGGCGGCTATTCATAGTTTAGGTAGCCAAGCGCTTCGAACAATTGCGGTTGCATTTAAGCCATTAAAAGTAACAGATTTCACTGAACATGAGAGAGATGTTGAAAAAGATTTTATGTTAATCGGGATACAAGGTATGATCGATCCGCCAAGACCAGAGGTAGCGCAGGCGGTAAAAGAGTGTAAAGAAGCTGGTATTCGAACAGTGATGATTACAGGAGATCATAAAGTAACAGCGATGGCGATTGCGGAACAATTAGGGGTTTTACCACCAGGAGGTCGTGTGGTGGAAGGTGTTGAGCTAGCAAATATGGATATAGAGGAACTAGAAAATGTTGTAGAAGATACTTACGTATTTGCTCGTGTATCACCAGAACATAAATTAAAAATTGTTAAATCATTGCAAAATAAAGGGCATATAGTAGCGATGACAGGAGATGGAGTAAACGATGCACCAGCTATAAAAACAGCGGATATTGGGATAGCGATGGGTATTACAGGAACAGACGTTGCGAAAGAAGCTTCTTCGCTTGTATTGTTAGATGATAACTTTGCGACGATTAAATCAGCGATTAAAGAAGGTAGAAACATATACGAAAATATTCGAAAGTTTATTCGATATTTGTTAGCATCAAACGTCGGCGAAATTTTAGTTATGTTATTTGCGATGTTACTGGCACTGCCATTGCCGATGGTTCCAATTCAAATATTATGGGTGAACTTAGTTACCGACGGTTTACCAGCGATGGCATTAGGTTTGGATAAGGCGGAAGGAGATGTGATGAAGAGAACGCCGCGGCATCCGAAAGAGGGAGTATTCGCCAGAGGGCTTGCCTGGAAAATTATAAGTCGAGGGTTCCTCATTGGAGCAGTGACGTTAGTAGCGTTTATTATCGCATATAATCAACATCCGAATGAACTGAAATATGCACAGACAGTAGCATTTGCGACTTTGGTACTTGCGCAACTTATTCATGTGTTTGATTGCCGAAGTGAACATTCTGTCTTTCATCGCAATCCATTTGGGAACGTGTATTTAGTAGGGGCTGTTATCATTTCATTGTTGTTAATGCTCGTTGTTATTTATTATCCACCGTTACAACCAATTTTTAGTACAATGCCAATACAAGCAAGAGATTGGTTGTTAATTGGAGGTTTGTCATCAATTCCGACTTTCTTATTAGTAGGTTCTTTATTAACAAGGAAAAAAGGTAAGGAGAAAAAGCCACTTTTATATAAGAAGGGATTAAACTTGAAATAG
- the remA gene encoding extracellular matrix/biofilm regulator RemA: MAMRFLNIGYGNIVSAHRIIAIVSPESAPIKRTVQEAREHNALLDATYGRKTRAVIVMDDGHVVLSPIQPETIAHRLNNKEDLSEEG, translated from the coding sequence ATGGCCATGCGGTTTTTAAATATTGGATACGGAAATATTGTATCTGCTCATCGAATTATTGCTATTGTAAGTCCGGAGTCAGCTCCTATTAAACGAACAGTACAGGAAGCACGTGAACATAATGCTTTACTAGATGCTACGTATGGGAGAAAAACAAGGGCGGTTATTGTTATGGATGATGGGCATGTTGTATTAAGTCCAATTCAGCCAGAGACGATTGCACATCGTTTGAATAATAAAGAAGATTTAAGTGAGGAAG
- a CDS encoding YbeF family protein, with protein MNELIFVLLICPLLIFIVSVIGTRKTQTYYVMPIVTFASFLILGVIAFTPKFFFWIGMYSIFSFIVSYMTLLFVKGYEFVESTK; from the coding sequence ATGAATGAATTGATTTTCGTCTTATTAATTTGTCCATTACTTATCTTTATCGTTTCTGTTATTGGAACCCGCAAGACGCAAACATATTACGTAATGCCAATTGTAACGTTTGCTAGTTTTTTAATACTAGGTGTCATCGCTTTTACTCCAAAATTTTTCTTTTGGATTGGCATGTATAGCATTTTCTCATTTATTGTTTCTTATATGACTCTCTTGTTTGTGAAAGGATATGAATTTGTAGAAAGCACTAAGTAG
- a CDS encoding YoqO family protein, which yields MREKVGYYGVLGCLMVSIISAQFLKSEWTPFILCIGIFIFAPLYRWKEWKTYSRKKKIIYSIEFVIIISTIPFLLKKGYEQMNDIAIFQGWLLVAKWLYLLFILIVVTAIAKKANGKIFVNE from the coding sequence ATGAGAGAGAAAGTAGGGTATTATGGTGTGCTCGGTTGTTTAATGGTATCTATCATTTCAGCACAATTTTTAAAAAGTGAATGGACACCATTTATATTATGTATAGGCATATTCATTTTTGCTCCCTTGTACCGCTGGAAAGAGTGGAAAACGTATAGTCGGAAAAAGAAAATTATTTATAGCATTGAGTTTGTTATTATAATTAGTACAATTCCGTTCTTGCTAAAAAAAGGTTATGAACAAATGAATGACATAGCAATTTTTCAAGGGTGGTTACTTGTTGCAAAATGGTTATACTTACTATTCATTTTAATAGTGGTAACAGCTATTGCTAAAAAAGCAAACGGGAAAATATTTGTAAATGAATAA
- the pyrF gene encoding orotidine-5'-phosphate decarboxylase, producing MSQSLIVALDFPGKQDVEQFLRHFEGEELFVKVGMELFYKEGPAIITYLKEKGHKIFLDLKLHDIPNTVKSAMRSLASLDVDMVNVHAAGGSSMMKAAIEGLEEGKQEGKERPICIAVTQLTSTSEAMMKKEIGIEKTLEEAVAHYAKLTKESGLDGVVCSTLEVPKLREVCGNEFVTVTPGIRLASDDVNDQVRVATPKRARELGSSYIVVGRSITKAENPLEAYKTVKQQWEGVTV from the coding sequence ATGTCACAGTCGTTAATCGTTGCACTAGATTTTCCGGGGAAACAAGATGTAGAACAATTCTTGCGCCACTTTGAAGGGGAAGAGTTATTTGTCAAAGTTGGTATGGAGTTATTTTACAAAGAAGGCCCTGCGATTATTACGTACTTAAAAGAAAAAGGACATAAAATCTTTCTAGATTTAAAACTTCATGATATTCCGAATACAGTAAAAAGCGCTATGCGTAGCCTAGCTAGTCTAGATGTTGATATGGTAAATGTTCATGCTGCTGGGGGAAGCAGTATGATGAAAGCTGCGATTGAGGGATTAGAGGAAGGTAAGCAAGAAGGAAAAGAGAGACCGATTTGTATTGCAGTTACACAACTAACAAGCACTTCGGAAGCTATGATGAAAAAAGAGATCGGCATTGAGAAAACGTTAGAAGAAGCGGTTGCTCATTATGCAAAATTAACGAAAGAAAGTGGACTTGATGGCGTTGTTTGCTCAACGCTTGAAGTTCCAAAATTACGTGAAGTATGCGGGAATGAATTTGTAACAGTAACACCGGGGATCCGTCTTGCAAGCGATGATGTGAATGATCAGGTGCGCGTAGCAACACCGAAACGTGCGAGGGAACTTGGCTCAAGCTACATCGTAGTTGGGCGTAGTATTACAAAAGCAGAAAATCCGCTTGAAGCGTATAAAACAGTAAAACAACAGTGGGAAGGTGTAACAGTATGA
- a CDS encoding recombinase family protein codes for MKYGYARVSTVSQELEVQLTALENEGCDNIYSEKFTGTKSDRPQLQEVLSILKEGDTLVVTKLDRLARNTVEGIEIVKGLFSKGVRVHVLNVGLLEDTTMGRFFLTTLLAVAEMERNLIVERTQEGKAIAKQRDDFREGRPNKYSKKQIEHALKLLETESYKEVENKTGISKSTLIRAKRKANS; via the coding sequence ATGAAATACGGATACGCACGAGTAAGTACGGTGTCACAGGAATTAGAGGTACAATTAACAGCATTAGAAAATGAAGGCTGTGACAATATTTATTCTGAGAAGTTTACAGGAACTAAATCAGATAGACCGCAATTACAAGAAGTTCTTTCAATCCTAAAAGAAGGTGATACATTAGTTGTCACTAAACTAGATAGATTAGCAAGAAACACTGTTGAGGGAATCGAAATCGTAAAAGGACTATTTTCTAAAGGTGTAAGAGTTCATGTTTTAAATGTGGGACTATTAGAAGATACGACAATGGGTAGATTCTTCTTAACTACATTACTAGCAGTGGCAGAAATGGAGAGAAATTTAATTGTAGAACGTACTCAGGAAGGCAAAGCCATTGCTAAACAGCGTGACGACTTTAGAGAAGGGCGTCCAAATAAATACAGTAAAAAACAGATAGAACATGCTTTAAAGCTATTAGAAACCGAGTCTTACAAAGAAGTAGAAAATAAGACTGGCATTAGTAAAAGTACCTTAATACGTGCAAAACGAAAGGCTAACAGCTAA
- a CDS encoding DinB family protein has product MNFVIDKIDGLQLEFSKLVSMMNYARYTTMQAVEGLTIDELDYLYDEEANSIGMLLYHMAAIEFYYQIHTFEDREPTDAELERWLPAVELGAIGREKIKGNSIEFYIHTLQEVRSKTIETFQSLPEEWLFKTTDFWHDKPANNYFKWLHVFEDEINHRGQIRLIKKMQKAHSVK; this is encoded by the coding sequence TTGAATTTTGTAATCGATAAGATAGATGGTTTACAGCTTGAATTTTCAAAACTTGTTTCCATGATGAATTACGCCCGTTACACAACGATGCAAGCAGTGGAAGGTTTAACAATTGATGAACTTGATTATTTATATGACGAAGAAGCAAATTCAATTGGCATGCTATTATATCACATGGCTGCTATTGAATTTTATTACCAAATTCATACCTTTGAGGATCGTGAACCGACAGATGCCGAATTAGAACGTTGGTTACCTGCTGTAGAGTTAGGGGCTATTGGACGAGAAAAAATAAAAGGAAACTCCATCGAATTTTACATCCATACATTACAAGAAGTACGCTCTAAAACAATTGAAACTTTTCAATCCTTACCTGAGGAATGGTTATTTAAAACGACAGACTTTTGGCATGACAAACCAGCAAATAATTATTTTAAGTGGCTTCACGTATTTGAAGATGAAATTAACCATCGTGGACAAATTCGTTTAATAAAAAAGATGCAAAAAGCTCATTCAGTAAAATAA